A segment of the Odoribacter splanchnicus DSM 20712 genome:
CCAGGATAGAATTGATTAAAGGAACTCCGGGGATTAAAAAAAGTACACTCGTACCTAAAGCGACATCCTGAGTGGTACCCCAATCAGAATACACACCGAGCGCCGCAACCAGAGAAGCCACAAATGAACAAACAATAAATATCAACATATGATTGACCTTACGGACCGTCAATTCCTGCCTGACAAAAAAACCGGTCAAAGTAGCCATCCACACTAATCCCATAGCGATCCAGTCTCCACCGAACAAACGGCAAAAAGCAGCATTGGCAAAAGCCACCAAAATCAACACTACCCAACGCGACATACGGGGTTGCGTCGTAATTACGGCATAACGTTTTTTCAATTCGTCCAAAGGCAAATCATGATCATAGGCTTCCCAACTCAACGAGCTCAAATCGGATATCGTCCTGAAATTCAATGCCAAAGCCGGGATACGCCTTACATAAGTGCGCCGGATAGAATAATCGTCGGCATGTTTTACGGTCATGGTTATATTACGCTGAAAAATAGTCATATCCACCCCATAACCGAACGACTCGGCAATGCGATTTACATTCCTTACTACCCGCGAAGTATGGCTCCCCACACCCATCAAAGTCGTAGCGAAATCAAGTAAAAAATTAGAAAGTTCCTGAATATCGGTATCAGCGTTCGTCATAAGGGAAGAATTAAATTTTGGAATGGCAAAATTAGAAAAACCCCCTTGTTTATGCAACCCGGAATCCGAACAATACATCCGATTGTAGCAAAATCGTAATCTGTTTGAAACAATTTTCGGGTAATCTTGCTGCAAATAAAATTCACATTTACTGTTATGA
Coding sequences within it:
- a CDS encoding threonine/serine exporter family protein, whose product is MTNADTDIQELSNFLLDFATTLMGVGSHTSRVVRNVNRIAESFGYGVDMTIFQRNITMTVKHADDYSIRRTYVRRIPALALNFRTISDLSSLSWEAYDHDLPLDELKKRYAVITTQPRMSRWVVLILVAFANAAFCRLFGGDWIAMGLVWMATLTGFFVRQELTVRKVNHMLIFIVCSFVASLVAALGVYSDWGTTQDVALGTSVLFLIPGVPLINSILDILEGHVLIGFSRAINAAILIICIALGLSMTLLILGKEVL